A DNA window from Verrucomicrobiota bacterium contains the following coding sequences:
- a CDS encoding ATP-binding cassette domain-containing protein gives MSNQSGIKKKISDETIIDVKKMVAGYDGNVILKDVTFSVKKGEVFVILGGSGCGKTTLLKNLIGLYEPLSGEVLIKNKNLWSLSGDDRGKLLRSFGVMYQSGALFGSMTIAENVGLPLEEFTDLDPAAIKLISRMKLKLVGLDEYAEYLPSSISGGMQKRAAIARALALDADLIFLDEPSAGLDPVTAAGLDNLILTLSESLGITFVVVTHELASIMKISDRIIMLDKSVKSIIAEGEPGQLKDHPPNDIVRHFFNREEDKE, from the coding sequence ATGAGTAATCAATCCGGAATAAAAAAGAAGATCAGCGATGAAACGATTATCGATGTGAAAAAGATGGTCGCGGGATATGACGGTAATGTGATCCTGAAGGATGTGACATTCTCGGTGAAAAAAGGCGAGGTCTTCGTCATTCTCGGTGGATCAGGATGCGGAAAGACTACACTCCTCAAAAATCTCATAGGGTTATATGAACCATTGAGCGGAGAGGTTTTGATCAAAAATAAAAATCTCTGGTCATTAAGTGGTGATGACCGGGGCAAATTGCTCAGGTCTTTCGGGGTCATGTACCAGAGTGGGGCTTTATTCGGAAGCATGACGATTGCGGAAAATGTCGGATTGCCACTCGAAGAATTCACAGATTTGGACCCGGCAGCCATTAAACTCATCTCCCGGATGAAACTCAAACTCGTCGGTCTCGATGAATATGCCGAATACTTGCCTTCCAGCATCAGTGGAGGTATGCAAAAACGGGCGGCCATTGCACGTGCCCTAGCCCTTGATGCCGATTTGATTTTCCTGGATGAACCCAGCGCTGGGCTGGACCCCGTGACGGCTGCAGGATTAGATAATTTAATCCTGACCTTGTCGGAGTCCTTGGGCATTACTTTCGTCGTGGTCACGCATGAACTGGCCAGCATTATGAAGATATCAGACCGGATTATCATGCTCGACAAAAGTGTAAAGTCGATTATTGCTGAGGGTGAACCGGGCCAACTGAAAGATCACCCTCCGAATGATATCGTGAGACATTTTTTTAACCGTGAAGAGGACAAAGAATGA
- a CDS encoding MlaD family protein, whose amino-acid sequence MSQSANYFKIGLFVIIAVIMLIILLILAGAGFFQPPARLIETYIDGSVQGLTVGAPVKFRGVIIGKVSDITFSTSVYEDNVPAMDRKNYVIVLMRVQKSAMEEFGDPRIQANFDQEIKRGLRVRQQTAGLTGVSSMEIDYLDPKTNKMIPFSWKPDEFYIPSAPSDISRLLKAAEEVFKKLERIDVDAVVVQATNLLVELNQSTAMLGSTINTVDSMLSSGQVNIQVSLENVRAITDNVRDLSETLKRDPSQIIFSSPPPPASAVNPPKKKKK is encoded by the coding sequence ATGAGCCAATCTGCAAACTACTTTAAAATCGGGTTATTCGTGATTATCGCCGTAATCATGCTGATAATCCTTTTGATTTTAGCCGGTGCAGGTTTTTTTCAGCCGCCGGCAAGGTTGATCGAGACATATATCGATGGATCAGTGCAGGGGTTAACCGTGGGTGCCCCGGTCAAATTCCGCGGAGTCATTATCGGGAAAGTCTCCGACATCACATTTAGTACGTCTGTTTACGAGGATAATGTCCCCGCCATGGATCGTAAAAACTATGTGATCGTCCTGATGCGCGTCCAAAAGTCCGCCATGGAAGAGTTTGGCGATCCAAGGATACAAGCTAACTTTGACCAAGAGATCAAACGGGGATTACGGGTGAGGCAGCAAACCGCAGGATTAACAGGCGTATCAAGCATGGAAATCGATTATCTTGATCCGAAAACAAATAAGATGATCCCTTTTTCCTGGAAGCCCGATGAGTTTTATATCCCTTCCGCGCCCAGTGATATCTCCCGTCTTTTGAAGGCGGCTGAAGAAGTCTTTAAGAAACTCGAACGCATCGATGTGGACGCTGTGGTCGTCCAGGCCACAAACCTCTTGGTGGAGCTTAATCAAAGCACTGCGATGCTGGGATCGACGATTAATACGGTCGATAGCATGCTCTCCAGCGGCCAGGTCAATATCCAGGTCTCCCTGGAAAATGTCCGTGCCATAACTGATAATGTCAGGGATTTATCGGAAACACTTAAACGCGACCCGTCCCAGATCATATTCAGTTCCCCGCCGCCCCCGGCCAGTGCTGTGAACCCTCCAAAAAAGAAGAAAAAATAA